From the genome of Amycolatopsis granulosa:
ATCAGCTGACGCGGGACCCCCACCGGTCGAGGTAGGTGATCTCCTCGACCGGTGGCCGCGCCGCGGGCCGGAACTCCTGCTGGGTCGTGTAGGCCACCGGCAGCAGCGCGATCTGCGTGTACCCCTCCGGGATGCCCAGGGCGCGCGCGACTTCCTCCTCGTGGCCGTACAGGTGGTAGCCGGTGATCGTGCTGCCCAGCCCGCGGGCGCGCAGCGCGAGCTGGAAACTCCAGATCGCCGGGTAGATCGAGCCGTAGAACCCGGTCAGCTCGGCGTTGCCGCCCTCCGGCCGCCCGGCCACGCACACGAGGACGAGCGCCGGGACGCGGTGCAGGTTGTCCTTCAGGAACCGCGCCGAGGCGAGCGAGCG
Proteins encoded in this window:
- a CDS encoding nitroreductase family protein; translated protein: MDADTVLTTTRSVRRKLDLDRPVEDGVLIECLRIAMQAPTAGNRQDAIRWLLVRDPELKARVADRVRQVAEAAQREYGHLVAPRSLASARFLKDNLHRVPALVLVCVAGRPEGGNAELTGFYGSIYPAIWSFQLALRARGLGSTITGYHLYGHEEEVARALGIPEGYTQIALLPVAYTTQQEFRPAARPPVEEITYLDRWGSRVS